One Paraglaciecola mesophila genomic region harbors:
- a CDS encoding alpha/beta fold hydrolase: MTTIPPQATSNTSLSQPVVFYPGTLCDERVFMPCWRDIDIPKRAFAPLQWAESLEHMLALSRDRLDYFDEPAHLVGFSMGGYVAALSALEQPLKVASLTLIGSYPGPFGEQERQARKNIIQTIKNKKYQGMSDSRLKQFVSALDNTQVVDTIKAMESDLGPAVLAAQMGALSEREDLTTRLGKAKFKIHFLVGEHDKIAPPNRISALSANIANSQFKIIASAGHMLPLEQPNALAQYFAENFS; encoded by the coding sequence ATGACGACGATCCCCCCTCAAGCTACATCCAATACTTCTCTTTCTCAGCCGGTCGTGTTTTACCCAGGCACTTTGTGCGATGAGCGCGTGTTCATGCCATGCTGGCGAGACATTGATATCCCCAAGCGTGCATTTGCGCCGTTACAGTGGGCAGAATCACTGGAACACATGCTAGCGTTAAGCCGCGATCGATTAGATTATTTTGATGAGCCTGCACATTTAGTTGGCTTTTCAATGGGGGGCTATGTGGCAGCTTTAAGTGCATTAGAGCAACCACTAAAAGTGGCTTCACTGACCCTGATTGGCAGTTATCCGGGGCCGTTTGGTGAGCAAGAACGTCAAGCGCGTAAAAATATCATTCAAACGATAAAAAATAAGAAATACCAAGGTATGAGTGACAGTCGCTTGAAGCAGTTTGTATCTGCACTAGACAATACGCAAGTAGTAGACACGATTAAGGCGATGGAAAGTGATTTAGGCCCAGCAGTACTGGCTGCTCAAATGGGCGCTTTAAGTGAGCGCGAAGACTTAACAACGCGCTTAGGCAAAGCAAAGTTCAAAATACATTTTCTGGTAGGTGAACACGATAAAATAGCGCCGCCCAACAGAATAAGCGCGTTAAGTGCGAACATAGCCAACAGCCAATTTAAGATTATTGCTAGTGCTGGTCACATGCTGCCTTTAGAGCAGCCTAACGCGCTTGCCCAGTATTTTGCTGAAAATTTCAGCTAA